The Desulfovibrio sp. G11 region CGCCCTGAAAGCCTATGCCGACCTTATCGATGCCACCCTCCAACGGTTACTGGACGGTTCCACTGTAACATTTTGGGGAGCAGGGGTTTTCCTGATGCTCTTCTCTGCTGTGTCGCGGAGTCTACAAAAGATTCCTTGGCTCCAAGTGGATGAAAACCCTGCCCTGTGGGGGGAAGTCAGAAATAAAAACAAAGTATTCAGTCCGGAAAAAATCAAAACCACTGTTTGCGATACAGTGATCGTATCGGCGGTCGATCAGTTTGACTCCATTGCGAATACTGTACGCACAAAGTTTCCGACGATAAAAAATATATACAATCTTAGGGAGATAGGCTTTACTCAGGCCAGCGGGAAATTTTTCGCACCTGATGGCAATTTATCCGCACATTCATTGCAAAGGATGGCGCATGAATAGCTTAACAGGTCTTTTTTCTCCCAGTGAACTGGCTGCCCTAAAAAAACACATTTTTGTTTTTTCAGAGGGGCGCTTTTCTTCATGGGATGCCGTCAAAGACCGTCAAGTTGTGGTTTTTGGAGCAGGACATTATGGCCGAGGGACCATTGATTTATTGCTAAAAGAAGGCGTCACTCCTCTATTTTGCGTTGATGCTGACTCTACGCGTATCGGTACTAGCTATAAAAACATCCTCACACGCCCGGTCGCGGCACTTGCCGAAGCCAAAAACGCGCTGGTGGTACTTTCGTCCGCCTATGCCGGAGAAATGTTTACATTGTGCCGACAGTACCCGGTGGAGACGGTCTTACCCATAGAGCTTCCCCTAGCGTCCACCCCAGTAGCCCCCATCGGCCTGCACATGGAAGAGTATGAACACAATGCCAACCTAGCTGAACTTGTCGCCCTACTTGATCCAACATCCAGAGAAGTTCTCAAAAACTTTTTATCTTTTCAGTTTACGCTAGACTTAACATACATGCAAAAAGCGTATACCCCGCATCCATACTTTGATCGAGACTTCCTGCACCGCATCCGCTATGACGTTTTTTGTGATCTGGGTGCTAGCTTTGGCGACACTTGGCACGATTACCGCACCTTCACGCCCTGCGGCAAAAAAAATGAATATACTTACTATGCCGTTGAACCGGATCTGAACAGTTTTTTGCAGCTACAAAAAAATACTATCAATGACCGCAATGTGCTGCCTCTGTTTGCTGCCATATCCGCGACTGACGGCATGACGTACATCTCAACGGAGGGACAAGGTTCCAATCTTTATTTTGTAGACGAAAGAAAAAGAGCTGAGGTGCCTATGCGCAGCCTTGACAGCCTATTCCATCGGCTGGGCCCCAAGCCCACTGTCATTAAAGCGGATGTGGAAGGAGGGGAGGCGAACGTATTGGACGGAGGGCACAATCTCCTACGCACGGTGAAACCAGATCTAATTTTTTCTCTCTATCACAAAAAGAATGATTTTTACGAACTTCCTCTGCGTATTGCGAAAGCGGGTGCATACGAACTGGGCATACGCCAGCATACTACATCTTACGGGGAGCTTATGGTGTATGCCCTGGCAAAGGAGCGGCAATGAAAAATTCTCCCATCGTTTTCTGGGGGGTTGGCAATACAGCACTGTATTATAGCGGTATTCTGGAATATGAAGGCATCCGTCCTGACTTTTTCGTAGACACTGCAGCAGAAAAAGTCGGCGCACGGATCAATGGCATTGTTATTGCCGATGGCCGAAGAATCTGCTCTCTAAATAATCCGCTCGTACTGGTTGCCACAACTGCTAGAGAAACATTTTTTTCCATAAAAAAGCAAGCGCTCGCCCTCAACAGTCATGCTCGCTGTATATCTGTTGACGCTTACGTCCTTGCCAAAAATGAAAGAAAAATCCAAGAAACCCTTAATATTTTTTCCGATCAAGCTTCACGGGAAAAATATCTTGCGGTGGTGGAAAGCAGAAAAAAACTGATGGACGTCCCTCCTTGGCTGGTGGAATCACCCATGTTTCGCTACGAAAGTGGCCTTCCTTTCCAGTTGCCGCGTCTCAACGATGTTGTGGTTGATGCGGGGGCCTATTGCGGGGATTCCTTGGAAAAATTTCTTTTTTCGCACGACGCCCATATCCAAACATACTACGCTTTTGAACCGGATGATCGATATTTTGCCGCACTTCTTACCCGCTGCCAACGGCTTGTCCGGGAATGGGCCTTAAATGAAGAGACACTCGTGCCTGTAAAAAACTGTCTGAGCCGCTACAATGGCAGTGGCGTTCTCAGAAACTGGAATCTGGCAGGCGGGGGGAGTGCTCTTCTATCTGCCGACGCTCCCGTTTGGGGACAATCCTCTACTGTAGACGTCACAACCATTGATACGTTTTTTGCGCACAAGGAAGTTACCTTCATCAAAGCCGATATTGAAGGTGCAGAGTATGATATGCTGCTGGGTGCCCAAGAAACCATATGTCGCTGCAAGCCGCGACTGGCCATTTCTCTGTATCATAACCCATCAGACATGTACCGTATTCCTCTTTTGCTGAAAAATTTCGCAGTCAACTACCAATTTGCATTTCATCACTATTCCCCGACCTGGGGAGATAGCCTACTTTACGCTTGGTAAAGCTGTTTCAAAGCTTTTCGACAGCTACCTTGGCAGCCGCAAGCCTGCAGGAGACGTACATGCGCCAACTTCGAGAAATGTCGATTATTGAGATAGACATCACCAATGCCTGCCACAAACAGTGTTCCAATTGTACACGTTTTTGCGGGCATCATAGGAAAAACTTTTTCATGGATTTTGAAACCTTCATAAGAGCTGTTGACTCTTTGGACGGTTACCGGGGCCTTATTTCAACCATCGGCGGCGAACCGTTACTGCACCCTGAATACCACCGCTTTGCCACATACCTTTTGCAAAAAAGAGGAAAACCTAAAAAAGCTGACGACGGACGCTGCCAAGCTCTGGTCAGAGACTGCCTGGGCTTTGCAAAAATGCAGCGGTGGTTTGAAGGCTCTGTAAATGCAGGGCGCGGTTTTTTGCTGTTCACCTCCATGCCAAAAAATTTTTATTCTCGGTATGAAATCGTGCAGGACACCGTAACTGACCTCTGGCTTAATGACCACACCAATCCGAGTTTTCATCAACCGATTCTAATCAGCCGTAAGGATCTAGGCATAGGAGATGCAGAATTTGCCCGCATGCGCGCCAACTGCTGGCTGCAAAATTTCTGGAGTGCCAGTATCACTCCCAAGGGAGCTTTTTTCTGTGAAATTGCTGGCACCCTAGACCTGCTTTTTGACGGGCCGGGCGGTAAAACCATTGAGCCAGGCTGGTGGGAGAAAGATATCAGCGAATTTTCCGACCAATTCCACTGGTGCGACATCTGCGGCATGCCTCTGAAAACATACAGCCGCAACGCCAATGATGAAGTGGACGATGCCTCCGAAACTCTGTACAAGCGGCTTGAGTCTGTACAATCCCCCAAATTGAAAGCAGGCAAAGTTCATCTGTTTTCTGCCGCCACGAGTATGAGCGATACCCCGCCATCACTAGGGCTAGACATGGCTTCGGTGACAGCTAATTACCAACCCTATGACGCACTGCGTGTAGGCAATGCAGTGCAAAATCTCAAACCTGATGGGGTTTGGCTCGTACAGCCAGTTCGCACTCCACAGGAACTAGACTTTGCCCGGCAACACATGAATACCCTGTCCGGCATATACATAGTGGGTGCCGCCAACCTGAAAAATGACGTAGAGCGCGTATTCCCCGCTTCAGAAACCATCCGACATATTTTTTCTGACCAGATTACAGCCAACACCACGCTTGGCGATATTCTCCGGCGCGCCCTTGCGGTCTGCCCGCTCCAAACATGGCTAATGCTGGCCGACCCAGATCTGAGCTTACCGCCCGCTTTTGCTGACACCGTAAGCGACTATTTTCTTAATCCCGGCTATCTATTCGTGTGTTCTTTCGGCAGGGG contains the following coding sequences:
- a CDS encoding FkbM family methyltransferase; the protein is MNSLTGLFSPSELAALKKHIFVFSEGRFSSWDAVKDRQVVVFGAGHYGRGTIDLLLKEGVTPLFCVDADSTRIGTSYKNILTRPVAALAEAKNALVVLSSAYAGEMFTLCRQYPVETVLPIELPLASTPVAPIGLHMEEYEHNANLAELVALLDPTSREVLKNFLSFQFTLDLTYMQKAYTPHPYFDRDFLHRIRYDVFCDLGASFGDTWHDYRTFTPCGKKNEYTYYAVEPDLNSFLQLQKNTINDRNVLPLFAAISATDGMTYISTEGQGSNLYFVDERKRAEVPMRSLDSLFHRLGPKPTVIKADVEGGEANVLDGGHNLLRTVKPDLIFSLYHKKNDFYELPLRIAKAGAYELGIRQHTTSYGELMVYALAKERQ
- a CDS encoding FkbM family methyltransferase; the protein is MKNSPIVFWGVGNTALYYSGILEYEGIRPDFFVDTAAEKVGARINGIVIADGRRICSLNNPLVLVATTARETFFSIKKQALALNSHARCISVDAYVLAKNERKIQETLNIFSDQASREKYLAVVESRKKLMDVPPWLVESPMFRYESGLPFQLPRLNDVVVDAGAYCGDSLEKFLFSHDAHIQTYYAFEPDDRYFAALLTRCQRLVREWALNEETLVPVKNCLSRYNGSGVLRNWNLAGGGSALLSADAPVWGQSSTVDVTTIDTFFAHKEVTFIKADIEGAEYDMLLGAQETICRCKPRLAISLYHNPSDMYRIPLLLKNFAVNYQFAFHHYSPTWGDSLLYAW